A single region of the Vicia villosa cultivar HV-30 ecotype Madison, WI linkage group LG4, Vvil1.0, whole genome shotgun sequence genome encodes:
- the LOC131595612 gene encoding U4/U6 small nuclear ribonucleoprotein PRP4-like protein — protein sequence MDVEMENSTLSVTGESSIPDSDVQEQNPVSSAQPTLPQSTQPVIPPVISPVVPPLAPIPVVPSSLVRPLAPLPVRPPVIKPPVPQNGDVGSSDSESDGDDGDTRINKGTGEYEISEESRLVRERQEKAMQDLMMRRRAAALAVPTNDMAVRARLRHLGEPITLFGEREMERRDRLRMIMAKLDADGQLEKLTKALEDEEAATSAPKDEAEDDLQYPFYTEGSKSLLDARIDIAKYSLVRAALRIQRAQRRRDDPDEDVDAEMDWTLKQAANLNLEFSEIGDDRPLTGCSFSRDGKGLATCSLTGASKLWSMPNVKKVSTFKGHTERATDVAYSPVHNHLATASADRTAKYWNDQGSLLRTFEGHLDRLARIAFHPSGKYLGTASFDKTWRLWDVETGEELLLQEGHSRSVYNLAFHHDGSLAVSCGLDALARVWDLRTGRSVLALEGHVKPVLGVSFSPNGYHLATGGEDNTCRIWDLRKKKSLYTIPAHSNLISQVKFEPQEGYFLVTASYDMTAKVWSGRDFKPVKTLSGHEAKVTSLDVLGDGGYIVTVSHDRTIKLWSSGTTSEQAMDVD from the exons ATGGATGTGGAGATGGAAAATTCAACATTGAGTGTTACTGGTGAATCATCTATCCCTGACTCTGATGTTCAAGAACAAAACCCTGTATCTTCTGCTCAACCAACTTTGCCCCAATCAACTCAACCTGTTATTCCACCAGTTATTTCTCCTGTTGTGCCTCCTCTTGCTCCAATTCCTGTGGTTCCTTCCTCTCTTGTGCGGCCGCTGGCACCACTCCCAGTCCGGCCACCGGTTATTAAACCACCAGTGCCACAAAATGGCGACGTTGGGTCTAGTGATTCTGAGTCAGATGGTGATGATGGAGACACCAGAATAAATAAGGGTACTGGCGAGTATGAAATATCAGAAGAGAGTAGACTGGTGAGGGAGCGACAGGAGAAAGCGATGCAAGACCTCATGATGAGAAGACGTGCTGCTGCTCTTGCTGTTCCCACGAATGACATGGCAGTGAGGGCTCGTCTTCGACATCTTGGTGAGCCGATTACTCTCTTTGGCGAGAGGGAGATGGAGAGACGGGATAGGTTGCGGATGATTATGGCCAAGCTGGATGCCGATGGTCAGCTGGAGAAGCTAACGAAAGCTCTTGAGGATGAAGAGGCCGCAACTTCTGCTCCAAAAGATGAGGCTGAGGATGATCTGCAGTATCCTTTTTACACTGAAGGCTCAAAGTCTCTCCTCGATGCAAGGATTGATATTGCTAAATATTCTTTAGTAAGGGCTGCATTGCGTATTCAACGTGCCCAGAGAAGAAGAGATGATCCGGATGAAGATGTGGACGCGGAGATGGATTGGACATTGAAGCAGGCTGCAAATTTGAATCTTGAATTCAGTGAAATCGGAGATGATCGACCACTTACAGGTTGCTCGTTCTCCCGGGATGGAAAAGGGCTTGCTACTTG TTCTCTAACTGGGGCTTCCAAGTTGTGGAGCATGCCTAATGTAAAAAAAGTTTCTACCTTCAAGGGGCACACCGAGCGTGCTACTGATGTTGCTTATTCTCCTGTGCACAATCACTTAGCTACTGCCTCTGCCGACCGGACGGCAAAGTATTGGAATGATCAAGGATCTCTTTTGAGAACATTTGAGGGTCATCTTGATCGTCTTGCACGCATTGCCTTCCATCCATCAGGGAAATACTTGGGCACTGCTAGCTTTGACAAGACATGGAGATTATGGGACGTTGAAACAGGAGAGGAGCTTCTTCTACAAGAAGGCCATAGTAGAAGTGTATATAATTTAGCTTTTCATCATGATGGATCGTTAGCCGTGTCTTGTGGACTGGATGCTCTTGCTCGTGTATGGGACCTTCGAACTGGAAGAAGTGTTCTTGCACTAGAAGGTCATGTCAAACCG GTTCTTGGCGTCAGTTTTTCTCCTAATGGATATCATTTAGCCACTGGTGGTGAAGATAACACTTGTCGCATTTGGGATTTAAGGAAGAAGAAATCCTTGTACACCATTCCTGCTCACTCTAATTTAATATCGCAAGTAAAATTCGAGCCACAAGAGGGTTACTTTTTGGTAACTGCATCGTATGACATGACAGCTAAG GTTTGGTCGGGCCGGGACTTTAAGCCTGTGAAGACACTATCAGGGCATGAAGCAAAAGTTACTTCTCTGGATGTCCTTGGAG